A single region of the Egicoccus sp. AB-alg6-2 genome encodes:
- the speB gene encoding agmatinase gives MSAAEPPVAPASSTGAASPAGAASPAGAASPAGRADSAGPVGSAGPVGPVDATVVPRFAGPATFSRLPRRDEVTRMDVAVVGVPFDSGVSYRPGARFGPAHVRESSRLLRPFNPALGVSPFAAQQVVDAGDIACNPFDIPEAIAAVERGARELVAAGAKLLTIGGDHTIALPLLRVMAAEHGPISVVHFDAHLDTWDTYFGAPTTHGTPFRRASEEGLIDPEGSIHVGIRGPLYAPQDLVDDAALGFTAITCPDLEVDGIAVAIERIRARVQDRPVYVSLDIDVLDPAHAPGTGTPEAGGMTSRELLHVLRSFADLHLVSADVVEVSPAYDHAQLTGIAAAHVGYELISAMAPTVAGADDV, from the coding sequence ATGTCCGCCGCCGAACCACCGGTCGCCCCCGCCTCGTCGACCGGCGCCGCCTCGCCGGCCGGCGCCGCCTCGCCGGCCGGCGCCGCCTCGCCGGCCGGCCGCGCCGACTCCGCAGGCCCCGTCGGGTCGGCCGGTCCCGTCGGCCCGGTCGACGCGACCGTGGTGCCGCGGTTCGCCGGCCCGGCAACGTTCTCCCGTCTGCCGCGGCGCGACGAGGTGACCCGGATGGACGTCGCCGTGGTCGGCGTCCCCTTCGACTCCGGGGTGAGCTATCGGCCCGGCGCCCGCTTCGGCCCCGCGCACGTCCGCGAGTCCTCGCGACTGCTGCGGCCGTTCAACCCGGCCCTCGGGGTGTCGCCCTTCGCCGCGCAGCAGGTCGTCGACGCCGGCGACATCGCCTGCAACCCCTTCGACATCCCGGAAGCGATCGCGGCGGTCGAACGCGGGGCCCGGGAGCTGGTGGCCGCCGGCGCGAAGCTGCTGACGATCGGTGGCGACCACACCATCGCCCTGCCGTTGTTGCGGGTCATGGCGGCCGAGCACGGACCCATCTCGGTGGTGCACTTCGACGCCCACCTCGACACCTGGGACACCTATTTCGGCGCGCCGACGACGCACGGCACCCCGTTCCGCCGCGCGTCCGAGGAGGGGCTGATCGATCCGGAGGGCTCGATCCACGTCGGCATCAGGGGTCCGCTCTACGCGCCGCAGGACCTGGTCGACGACGCTGCGCTCGGCTTCACCGCGATCACCTGCCCCGACCTCGAGGTGGACGGCATCGCGGTGGCGATCGAGCGGATCCGAGCGCGCGTGCAAGACCGGCCCGTGTACGTGTCGCTCGACATCGACGTCCTCGATCCCGCGCACGCCCCGGGTACGGGCACCCCCGAGGCGGGCGGCATGACCAGCCGTGAGCTGCTGCACGTCCTGCGCAGCTTCGCCGACCTGCACCTGGTCTCCGCCGACGTCGTCGAGGTGTCGCCCGCCTACGACCACGCCCAGCTGACCGGCATCGCCGCCGCGCACGTCGGCTACGAGCTGATCAGTGCCATGGCGCCGACGGTGGCGGGTGCGGACGATGTCTGA
- a CDS encoding NAD(P)/FAD-dependent oxidoreductase, giving the protein MSDQAAHDPGPPPAWGTVGAAARELPPVAPVVEPLGADVCVIGLGASGLTAALHLADRGADVVAVDAHGIAAAAAGRNGGFLLAGLAHFHHDAVAAYGRDRAVALYRWTLDELERTLEWLPEPVARRVGSLRIAADAEERRDCRRMLAQLQADGLPAEDYDGPEGVGVLLPTDAAMDPRARCAVLAERAVAAGVRLHAPFRVAELRPGTVHGVEGEVRADRVIVAVDGGLDRVVPELAGRVDSVRLQMLATAPDHGVDLPRPVYRRWGYDYVQQLPTGEVLLGGFRDRGVDEVGAPPLPSAVVQDHLDTELRRLGVTAPVTHRWAARAGFTADKLPICAELRPGVFVIGGYSGHGNVIGTACGRLAADAALDGTPLRLPA; this is encoded by the coding sequence ATGTCTGACCAGGCGGCGCACGACCCGGGCCCGCCGCCGGCCTGGGGCACGGTGGGAGCGGCCGCCCGGGAGCTCCCACCGGTCGCGCCCGTCGTCGAGCCCCTCGGCGCGGACGTGTGCGTGATCGGGCTGGGCGCCTCCGGTCTTACCGCGGCGTTGCACCTCGCCGACCGCGGCGCCGACGTGGTGGCCGTCGACGCCCACGGCATCGCCGCCGCCGCGGCCGGGCGCAACGGCGGCTTCCTGCTGGCTGGGCTCGCGCACTTCCATCACGACGCCGTGGCGGCGTACGGCCGCGACCGTGCCGTCGCGCTCTACCGCTGGACCCTCGACGAGCTCGAGCGGACGCTCGAATGGTTGCCCGAGCCCGTCGCCCGACGGGTCGGAAGCCTGCGCATCGCCGCGGACGCCGAGGAGCGCCGGGACTGTCGCCGGATGTTGGCGCAGCTGCAGGCCGACGGTCTTCCGGCGGAGGACTACGACGGTCCCGAGGGCGTCGGCGTCCTCCTCCCGACGGACGCGGCCATGGATCCGAGGGCCCGCTGCGCCGTGTTGGCCGAACGTGCGGTGGCTGCCGGCGTCAGGCTCCATGCCCCCTTCCGCGTGGCCGAACTCCGGCCCGGGACGGTGCACGGTGTCGAAGGCGAGGTCCGGGCCGACCGCGTGATCGTCGCCGTCGACGGTGGGCTCGACCGCGTGGTTCCGGAACTGGCGGGGCGGGTGGACAGCGTGCGGCTGCAGATGCTCGCGACCGCTCCGGATCACGGTGTGGACCTGCCACGCCCGGTCTATCGGCGGTGGGGTTACGACTACGTCCAGCAACTGCCCACCGGTGAGGTGCTGCTCGGCGGCTTCCGGGACCGCGGTGTCGACGAGGTGGGCGCACCACCGCTCCCGAGCGCGGTCGTGCAGGACCACCTCGACACCGAACTGCGCCGGCTGGGCGTCACGGCACCCGTGACGCACCGCTGGGCGGCTCGGGCCGGCTTCACCGCGGACAAGCTGCCGATCTGCGCAGAGCTGCGTCCGGGCGTGTTCGTGATCGGCGGCTACAGCGGTCACGGCAACGTCATCGGGACGGCGTGTGGGCGGTTGGCGGCGGACGCCGCCCTGGACGGGACACCGCTGCGACTGCCGGCCTGA
- a CDS encoding S-adenosylmethionine:tRNA ribosyltransferase-isomerase — translation MTAEVTAALDFALTAEQTATSPPEARGLERDEVRLLVARPDRLEHARFRSLPAHLRPGDLLVVNTSATLPAAVDGRRADPDAARRVAVAVHVAGPHPADPTAWVVEVRRPDNTGPLADAHVGDVIRLPGDVTLRLTAAHPDPAVQRGSRLWRAHPDPPCPHEPYLLAHGRPVAYAYLDGRWPLATYQPVHARQPGSAEMASAGRPITARLLVDLVARGVQVAPVVLHAGLSSLEADEPPQPERFEVPEATARLVNDTRRGGGRVVAVGTTATRALETAAGPDHLVRAGSGWTELVLGAERPAQVVGGLITGWHAPGASHLALLEAVAGAPLVERAYAAALASGYLWHEFGDSCLLLP, via the coding sequence ATGACGGCCGAGGTCACCGCGGCCCTGGACTTCGCGCTCACCGCGGAGCAGACCGCCACGTCCCCACCCGAGGCCAGGGGCCTCGAACGCGACGAGGTGCGCCTGTTGGTGGCGCGACCCGACCGGCTCGAACACGCCCGGTTCCGGTCGCTACCGGCCCACCTGCGGCCGGGTGACCTGCTGGTCGTGAACACCTCGGCGACGCTGCCGGCGGCAGTCGACGGGCGGCGTGCGGACCCGGATGCGGCCCGCCGCGTCGCCGTCGCCGTACACGTCGCCGGGCCGCATCCGGCCGATCCGACGGCCTGGGTCGTCGAGGTGCGACGCCCCGACAACACCGGACCGCTGGCCGACGCGCACGTCGGCGACGTGATTCGGCTCCCTGGCGACGTGACACTGCGGCTGACCGCGGCGCATCCGGATCCGGCCGTTCAGCGCGGGAGCCGCCTGTGGCGCGCACATCCGGATCCGCCGTGCCCGCACGAGCCGTACCTGCTCGCGCACGGGCGTCCGGTCGCCTACGCCTACCTCGACGGACGTTGGCCACTGGCGACCTACCAGCCCGTCCATGCCCGCCAGCCCGGCAGCGCCGAGATGGCGAGCGCGGGACGCCCCATCACGGCCAGGTTGCTGGTCGACCTCGTGGCTCGCGGGGTGCAGGTCGCCCCCGTCGTGCTCCACGCGGGGCTGTCGTCGCTGGAGGCCGATGAGCCGCCCCAGCCCGAACGTTTCGAGGTTCCCGAGGCCACCGCACGGCTGGTGAACGACACCCGGCGCGGCGGGGGACGGGTCGTCGCGGTCGGCACGACGGCGACCCGGGCACTGGAGACGGCCGCCGGTCCCGACCACCTGGTCCGGGCGGGCTCCGGCTGGACCGAGCTGGTGCTGGGCGCCGAGCGGCCCGCCCAGGTCGTCGGCGGGCTGATCACCGGATGGCACGCGCCGGGCGCGTCACACCTGGCGCTGCTGGAGGCCGTCGCCGGCGCGCCGCTGGTCGAGCGGGCCTACGCCGCCGCGCTCGCGAGCGGCTACCTCTGGCACGAGTTCGGTGACAGCTGCCTCCTGCTGCCGTGA
- a CDS encoding SDR family NAD(P)-dependent oxidoreductase — MPIALVTGASRGLGRAFAAELATAGWDLVVDARDPQALRATVASWRAPGRVAAISGDVTDPSHRSDLASAAAGLGGLDLLVNNAGTLGPSPLPSLEELDLDELRSLLEVNLLAPLALTRRVLPLLRARRGTVVNLTSDAGVEGYPGWGGYGMTKAALEQFGRVLAAEQPEVTVHAFDPGDVRTDMHQAAFSGEDISDRPTPDTVAPALRYLVEHGLAGGRYRAAQLLTDAEVHA, encoded by the coding sequence ATGCCGATCGCCCTCGTCACCGGTGCGTCGCGCGGCCTCGGCCGCGCCTTCGCCGCCGAACTCGCCACCGCGGGGTGGGACCTCGTCGTCGACGCGCGCGACCCGCAGGCCCTCCGGGCGACCGTCGCGTCCTGGCGGGCCCCGGGACGGGTCGCCGCGATCTCCGGCGACGTGACCGACCCATCGCACCGCAGCGACCTCGCGTCCGCCGCCGCCGGGCTCGGTGGGCTGGACCTGCTGGTCAACAACGCCGGCACGCTCGGCCCGTCGCCGCTGCCCTCCCTGGAGGAACTCGACCTCGACGAACTCCGTTCGCTCCTCGAGGTCAACCTGTTGGCCCCGCTGGCCCTCACGCGACGCGTCCTGCCACTGCTACGCGCGCGTCGCGGCACCGTGGTCAACCTCACCTCGGACGCGGGCGTCGAGGGCTATCCGGGCTGGGGCGGCTACGGCATGACCAAGGCCGCACTCGAACAGTTCGGCCGGGTCCTGGCGGCCGAGCAGCCGGAGGTGACGGTCCACGCGTTCGATCCCGGCGACGTCCGGACCGACATGCACCAGGCCGCGTTCTCGGGCGAGGACATCTCCGACCGCCCGACCCCCGACACGGTCGCCCCCGCGCTGCGGTACCTGGTCGAACACGGCCTTGCGGGTGGCCGGTACCGGGCGGCCCAACTGTTGACCGACGCGGAGGTGCACGCATGA
- a CDS encoding RNA polymerase sigma factor, with translation MDVDPELVRAVQRGDAGAMDDLVRASYTDVYRLCHRLLGDPADAADATQEVFVRVMRSVVGFRADSAFGTWLHRVTLNVCATALRRRGDARARGQAAGSVPFEPDEQVVDGADTAGEVAARDQAGRVAAAIARLPPVARDVVVLRHVRGLSTKEAARMLDISETACKVRLHRAHARLRDLLDEGDVD, from the coding sequence GTGGACGTCGACCCGGAACTGGTACGAGCGGTGCAGCGCGGCGACGCGGGCGCCATGGATGACCTCGTGCGCGCGTCCTACACCGACGTCTACCGCCTGTGCCACCGACTGCTCGGCGATCCGGCGGACGCCGCGGACGCGACGCAGGAGGTCTTCGTGCGGGTGATGCGTTCGGTGGTCGGATTCCGCGCCGACTCGGCCTTCGGGACCTGGCTGCACCGGGTCACCCTCAACGTCTGTGCGACGGCGCTGCGACGCCGCGGCGACGCACGCGCACGCGGCCAGGCCGCCGGTTCGGTTCCGTTCGAGCCAGACGAACAGGTCGTGGACGGTGCCGACACGGCGGGCGAGGTCGCTGCACGCGACCAGGCCGGCCGCGTCGCCGCCGCCATCGCCCGCCTCCCGCCGGTCGCGCGCGATGTCGTCGTGCTCCGTCACGTCCGGGGACTGTCGACCAAGGAGGCCGCGCGGATGCTCGACATCAGCGAGACTGCGTGCAAGGTCCGACTGCACCGGGCGCACGCCCGGCTGCGCGATCTCCTCGACGAGGGCGACGTTGACTGA
- a CDS encoding anti-sigma factor produces the protein MTDATNRICREVRVHLPPYVDGSAPAWRRRLLGWHLARCNACRVELERQQQVAAGLEALGELRQETAPPPDLLDTLLERAGQPDLRSRAAAPARGAVSGARPGLSVALLVAGALAGTAVGFAGWRGARAVDRRVRRR, from the coding sequence TTGACTGACGCGACCAACCGCATCTGCCGCGAGGTCCGGGTCCACCTGCCGCCGTACGTGGACGGCTCGGCGCCGGCGTGGCGTCGCCGACTGCTCGGCTGGCATCTCGCGCGGTGCAACGCCTGCCGAGTCGAACTGGAGCGGCAGCAGCAGGTCGCGGCGGGGCTCGAGGCACTCGGTGAGCTCCGCCAGGAGACCGCACCGCCGCCGGATCTGTTGGACACCCTGCTGGAGCGCGCCGGCCAGCCCGACCTTCGCAGCCGTGCCGCCGCCCCGGCACGCGGGGCGGTCAGTGGAGCGCGACCCGGTCTGTCCGTCGCATTGCTCGTCGCCGGCGCTCTCGCGGGCACGGCGGTCGGGTTCGCGGGCTGGCGTGGGGCACGAGCCGTGGACCGGCGGGTGCGACGCCGCTGA
- a CDS encoding DUF2277 domain-containing protein, with product MCRSIQQLRGAQPPATDDEVRDAALQYVRKISGYRAPSAANQEAFDAAVAEVASATRRLLESLVVAPGSKPAEPVQRRVRARA from the coding sequence ATGTGCCGATCCATCCAACAGCTGCGGGGTGCACAGCCCCCCGCCACCGATGACGAGGTCCGCGACGCCGCGCTGCAGTACGTGCGCAAGATCAGCGGGTACCGGGCTCCGTCCGCCGCCAACCAGGAGGCGTTCGACGCCGCCGTCGCCGAGGTGGCCTCGGCAACGCGCCGGTTGCTCGAAAGCCTCGTCGTCGCGCCGGGGTCGAAGCCGGCCGAGCCCGTCCAGCGCCGCGTCCGTGCCCGCGCGTAG
- a CDS encoding YigZ family protein, with protein sequence MVEIADAGFTDPLDTIAARVRTESEVKASRFVADLVPVADLAAAEAAIAGIRREFHDARHHCTALVLGPDGQQQRSSDDGEPSGTAGAPMLAVLRGAAVTDVVAVVTRYFGGTLLGTGGLARAYGGAVGDAVAAATRLRRRTARRFAVDVGHEDAGRLEHRLRVFVDGAPGAAVTTGAYDASGARFEVLVLPDAAAAFTTLLAESGVDHHLDDLGTTVRSFVVARGSA encoded by the coding sequence GTGGTCGAGATCGCTGACGCCGGTTTCACCGATCCACTCGACACCATCGCGGCACGGGTCCGCACCGAGTCCGAGGTGAAGGCGTCACGATTCGTCGCCGATCTCGTGCCCGTTGCGGACCTCGCGGCCGCCGAGGCCGCCATCGCCGGAATCCGTCGGGAGTTCCACGACGCGCGGCACCACTGCACCGCGTTGGTGCTCGGCCCCGACGGGCAGCAGCAGCGGTCGAGCGACGACGGTGAACCGTCCGGGACGGCGGGCGCCCCCATGCTCGCCGTCCTGCGCGGTGCCGCGGTGACCGATGTGGTCGCCGTCGTCACGCGCTACTTCGGCGGGACGTTGCTGGGCACCGGCGGACTGGCGCGCGCCTACGGGGGCGCCGTCGGCGACGCCGTCGCGGCCGCGACACGGCTGCGTCGGCGCACCGCCCGGCGCTTCGCCGTGGACGTCGGTCACGAGGACGCCGGCCGGCTCGAGCACCGCCTCCGGGTCTTCGTCGACGGCGCACCGGGCGCGGCGGTGACCACCGGCGCCTATGACGCGAGCGGCGCTCGTTTCGAGGTCCTCGTCCTTCCCGACGCCGCCGCGGCGTTCACGACCCTGCTCGCCGAGAGCGGCGTCGACCACCACCTCGACGATCTCGGCACCACCGTGCGGTCCTTCGTCGTCGCCCGCGGGAGCGCCTGA
- a CDS encoding cation-translocating P-type ATPase, whose amino-acid sequence MTAPDPDPTAPPATVAVELPGPPHTVGPAALAAALAVDVDAGLTRDEAATRLERYGRNEIAEPPRRSRLSLFVAQFKSLLIAILVVAAGLAAAVGDLKDAVVIGVVLVLNASLGYLQEAKAERAVDALRRMLTTRARVRRSGRLEDVDGAELVPGDVVLLEAGDRVPADGRLLGATTLAVDESSLTGESTAVDKQVEAGDLTAGAPIADRYTMVWMNATVVRGRGVLLVTATGMDTEIGSVARMLSEAETRPTPLQRQIDALGRRLALVAGLAVTVVFGVALLQGDTFARAALDAIALAVAAIPEGLPAVVTLTLAVGTAGMARRNAIVKRLPSVETLGATDTICTDKTGTLTRNEMTVRAFWHAGRRHDVTGDGYHAGGAVRPAPGRLGAAPAAMTLCNDADVVDGVLVGDPTEGALLVLAAKLGADVRQLRRRPRRDELPFDAATKLMATAHDGLAGGTDLYVKGAPDVVLRRCASVVVPDGVAPLDEMWQARIDRAIHELAADGLRTLAVASRHLGAPPDQVGPVDGLVEELTFEALVGIVDPSRPGAAEAIAIAHRAGVRVKMITGDHPTTAASIARELGITGETLTGGDIDALDDDELVARIDDVGVCARVSPHHKVRIVDALRRRGRITAMTGDGVNDAAALERADIGIAMGITGTEVTKEAADLVLADDDFTTIVAAIERGRTIYDNIVSFVRFQLATNIGAILTILGARLLGLPTPFTPIQILWVNLIMDGPPAMALGVDPARPDTMTRPPRPASAQILDRDRFLRLALSGGVMAVGTLALFRWGTVVRPDDGGAFAVTLAFTTFVLFQFFNAVNARVETTTVFSGHTLRNGKLWAALAGVFVLQVAAVHLTPLQTVVDTVPLGLDHWLIAGATASSILVVEEGRKYLAQRGRTRRRRTRR is encoded by the coding sequence ATGACCGCTCCAGATCCAGATCCCACCGCCCCACCAGCCACGGTTGCCGTCGAGCTGCCCGGGCCCCCGCACACGGTCGGTCCGGCCGCCCTCGCTGCCGCGCTCGCGGTCGACGTCGATGCCGGCCTCACCCGCGACGAGGCGGCGACACGACTCGAGCGGTACGGCCGCAACGAGATCGCCGAACCGCCACGCCGGTCGCGGCTGTCGCTGTTCGTGGCCCAGTTCAAGAGCCTGTTGATCGCGATCCTCGTCGTCGCTGCCGGGCTGGCCGCGGCCGTCGGCGATTTGAAGGACGCGGTCGTGATCGGTGTCGTGCTGGTGCTCAACGCGTCGTTGGGCTACCTGCAGGAAGCGAAGGCCGAGCGGGCGGTGGACGCGCTGCGGCGCATGCTCACGACCCGTGCCCGGGTGCGCCGCAGCGGCCGGCTGGAGGACGTCGACGGGGCCGAGCTGGTGCCCGGAGACGTGGTGCTGCTCGAGGCCGGGGACCGGGTGCCTGCCGACGGGCGCTTGCTGGGTGCCACGACGCTCGCCGTGGACGAGTCGTCGCTGACAGGTGAGTCCACGGCGGTCGACAAACAGGTCGAGGCCGGCGACCTCACGGCGGGCGCGCCGATCGCCGATCGGTACACGATGGTGTGGATGAACGCGACGGTCGTCCGCGGCCGTGGCGTGTTGTTGGTGACGGCCACCGGCATGGACACCGAGATCGGGTCCGTGGCCCGCATGTTGTCCGAGGCGGAAACCCGCCCCACCCCGTTGCAGCGCCAGATCGACGCCCTCGGCCGTCGCCTCGCGCTGGTCGCCGGCCTGGCCGTGACGGTCGTCTTCGGTGTGGCGCTGCTGCAGGGCGACACGTTCGCCCGGGCGGCACTCGACGCCATCGCATTGGCGGTCGCTGCCATCCCCGAGGGCTTACCCGCCGTGGTGACCCTCACCCTGGCCGTAGGCACCGCCGGGATGGCGCGACGCAACGCGATCGTCAAGCGGCTGCCGTCGGTGGAGACGCTGGGCGCCACCGACACGATCTGCACCGACAAGACCGGCACGCTGACCCGCAACGAGATGACGGTCCGCGCCTTCTGGCACGCCGGCCGGCGACACGACGTCACCGGCGACGGCTACCACGCCGGCGGCGCGGTTCGGCCGGCACCGGGGAGGTTGGGCGCCGCACCGGCCGCGATGACGCTGTGCAACGACGCCGACGTCGTCGACGGGGTCCTGGTCGGCGACCCGACCGAGGGAGCGCTGCTGGTGCTGGCGGCCAAGCTCGGCGCCGACGTCCGCCAGCTGCGTCGACGGCCGCGACGGGACGAGTTGCCGTTCGATGCGGCGACCAAGCTGATGGCCACCGCCCACGACGGCCTCGCCGGCGGGACCGACCTGTACGTCAAGGGCGCCCCGGACGTGGTCCTGCGAAGGTGTGCCTCGGTCGTGGTCCCCGACGGGGTGGCGCCGCTGGACGAGATGTGGCAGGCACGCATCGATCGCGCCATCCACGAGCTCGCCGCCGACGGCCTACGCACCCTCGCGGTGGCCAGCCGCCACCTCGGGGCCCCACCTGACCAGGTCGGCCCCGTCGACGGACTCGTCGAGGAGCTGACGTTCGAGGCACTCGTGGGCATCGTCGACCCCTCACGTCCGGGCGCGGCCGAGGCCATCGCGATCGCACACCGCGCCGGGGTTCGGGTGAAGATGATCACCGGTGACCACCCGACGACGGCAGCGTCGATCGCGCGTGAGCTCGGCATCACCGGTGAGACCCTCACCGGCGGTGACATCGACGCGCTCGATGACGACGAACTCGTCGCGCGCATCGACGACGTCGGCGTGTGCGCCCGGGTGTCTCCGCACCACAAGGTCCGCATCGTCGATGCGCTTCGACGTCGCGGCCGTATCACGGCGATGACCGGTGACGGGGTCAACGACGCCGCCGCCCTCGAGCGCGCCGACATCGGGATCGCGATGGGGATCACCGGTACCGAGGTCACGAAGGAAGCCGCCGACCTCGTCCTCGCTGACGACGACTTCACGACCATCGTGGCGGCCATCGAACGCGGTCGGACGATCTACGACAACATCGTCTCCTTCGTCCGATTCCAGCTCGCGACCAACATCGGCGCGATCCTGACGATCCTCGGCGCCAGGCTGCTGGGGCTGCCCACCCCGTTCACCCCGATCCAGATCCTGTGGGTGAACCTGATCATGGACGGCCCGCCCGCGATGGCGCTCGGGGTGGATCCCGCCAGGCCGGACACCATGACCCGCCCACCCCGGCCTGCATCGGCGCAGATCCTCGATCGCGACCGGTTCCTACGGCTGGCGCTCTCGGGCGGCGTGATGGCGGTCGGCACGTTGGCGTTGTTTCGCTGGGGCACCGTGGTCCGGCCCGACGACGGGGGCGCATTCGCGGTCACGCTGGCGTTCACGACCTTCGTGCTGTTCCAGTTCTTCAACGCCGTCAACGCCCGCGTCGAGACCACCACGGTGTTTTCCGGCCACACGTTGCGCAACGGCAAGTTGTGGGCCGCGCTGGCCGGAGTGTTCGTTCTCCAGGTCGCCGCGGTGCACCTCACCCCGCTCCAGACCGTCGTCGACACCGTGCCCCTCGGCCTCGACCACTGGCTGATCGCCGGCGCCACCGCCTCCTCGATCCTGGTCGTGGAAGAAGGCCGCAAGTACCTCGCGCAGCGTGGCCGTACCCGGCGCCGCCGCACGCGACGGTGA
- a CDS encoding SDR family oxidoreductase produces the protein MSNPPAQSQPYPGREDQLQPPADHGERSYRGAERLAGKKAVVTGADSGIGRAVALAFAREGADVLISYLEEDDDAKETARLVEEAGQQAVLVPGDLADPAHCRAVIERAKESFGRIDVLVNNAAFQMSREDIVDIPDDEWDRTFQVNITAMFHLCKAAVPLMQAGGSIINTASIQEDQPSPHLLPYAATKAAILSFTGNLAKMLGPRGIRVNCVAPGPIWTPLIPATLPEEMVEGFGSDTPLGRVGQPAEVAPAYVLLASDEASYMSGANVPVTGGKPII, from the coding sequence ATGAGCAACCCCCCAGCCCAGAGCCAGCCCTACCCCGGCCGCGAGGACCAGCTGCAGCCACCGGCCGACCACGGCGAACGCAGCTACCGGGGCGCCGAGCGCCTGGCCGGGAAGAAGGCGGTCGTCACCGGCGCGGACAGCGGGATCGGGCGGGCCGTCGCCCTCGCCTTCGCCCGCGAGGGCGCCGACGTGCTGATCAGCTACCTCGAGGAGGACGACGACGCCAAGGAAACGGCGCGTCTCGTCGAGGAGGCGGGTCAGCAGGCGGTCCTGGTGCCCGGTGACCTCGCCGATCCGGCCCACTGCCGGGCCGTGATCGAGCGGGCGAAGGAGTCGTTCGGCCGCATCGACGTCCTGGTCAACAACGCCGCGTTCCAGATGTCGCGCGAGGACATCGTCGACATCCCCGACGACGAGTGGGACCGCACCTTCCAGGTCAACATCACGGCCATGTTCCACCTGTGCAAGGCCGCGGTGCCGCTGATGCAGGCCGGCGGATCGATCATCAACACCGCGTCCATCCAGGAGGACCAGCCGTCGCCACACCTGCTGCCCTACGCGGCGACGAAGGCGGCCATCCTGAGCTTCACCGGCAACCTCGCCAAGATGCTCGGACCACGGGGCATCCGGGTCAACTGTGTCGCGCCCGGACCGATCTGGACGCCGCTGATCCCGGCGACCCTCCCCGAGGAGATGGTGGAGGGCTTCGGCTCCGACACGCCGCTGGGCCGCGTGGGGCAGCCGGCCGAGGTCGCGCCCGCCTACGTGCTGCTGGCGTCCGACGAGGCGAGCTACATGTCGGGCGCCAACGTGCCGGTCACGGGTGGCAAGCCGATCATCTAG
- a CDS encoding 1-phosphofructokinase family hexose kinase: MAATIAVFAPSVWVTVTIEQDALGDDDVHLHAGGQGIWIARMLRQLGAEPIVCAPVGGESGRAFQGLTADWGIELREVITSAASPVEVSDRRDSDERQRLARTRPPVLTRHEVDELYNRTLETALAAGVCVVTGQFPERSLPESFYGRLARDLARYEVKVVGDFHDAELQAFLDAGTMELLKVSDGDLVADGLIEKGDRTEEGALAAAHDLQQRGAKAVVLSRSDRPVLACFPNGTFRVSGPELEKVDSQGSGDSMTAAFAAGVASGLDAEPMLSRAWAAGAANITRRGSGGASPGLIDELLVHVEIERIPEDA, encoded by the coding sequence ATGGCAGCGACGATCGCGGTGTTCGCACCGTCGGTGTGGGTCACGGTGACCATCGAGCAGGACGCGCTGGGCGACGACGACGTCCACCTCCATGCCGGTGGGCAGGGCATCTGGATCGCCCGGATGCTGCGACAGCTCGGCGCCGAGCCGATCGTGTGCGCCCCCGTGGGGGGTGAGAGCGGACGGGCATTCCAGGGGCTGACCGCGGACTGGGGCATCGAACTGCGGGAGGTGATCACCTCGGCCGCGTCGCCGGTCGAGGTCAGCGATCGGCGCGACAGCGACGAGCGGCAGCGACTCGCGCGTACGCGGCCCCCGGTCCTCACGCGTCACGAGGTCGACGAGCTGTACAACCGCACGCTGGAGACGGCCCTGGCCGCAGGGGTTTGTGTCGTCACCGGGCAGTTCCCGGAGCGGTCCCTGCCCGAGTCGTTCTACGGACGGCTGGCCCGCGACCTCGCCCGCTACGAGGTGAAGGTGGTCGGGGACTTCCACGACGCGGAACTGCAGGCGTTCCTCGACGCCGGGACGATGGAACTGCTCAAGGTCAGCGACGGGGACCTCGTCGCCGATGGCCTGATCGAGAAGGGCGACCGCACCGAGGAGGGGGCCCTGGCCGCGGCGCACGACCTCCAGCAACGGGGCGCGAAGGCCGTGGTGCTGTCGCGCTCGGACCGACCGGTGCTGGCGTGCTTTCCGAACGGGACCTTCCGCGTCAGCGGCCCGGAGCTCGAGAAGGTCGATTCCCAGGGCTCGGGTGACTCCATGACGGCCGCCTTCGCGGCTGGTGTCGCGTCCGGGCTCGATGCCGAGCCCATGCTGTCGCGGGCGTGGGCGGCCGGTGCCGCCAACATCACCCGCCGCGGCAGCGGTGGCGCCAGCCCCGGCCTCATCGACGAACTGCTGGTGCATGTCGAGATCGAACGAATACCGGAGGATGCATGA